A genomic window from Punica granatum isolate Tunisia-2019 chromosome 2, ASM765513v2, whole genome shotgun sequence includes:
- the LOC116194522 gene encoding ethylene-responsive transcription factor RAP2-7-like: MLDLNVEIISRDSSSCCDNQVLVMAVKEEEEELIGGKGGDQEDEEEEEHSAGTSESSSVVNADESPANAGDENSSSGAVGRFIFDVFKKEEDESYPSELLTRQLFPAPGGGPEEPGFGPLPAAADTPPRPQWLNLSFGSGGSGGQPGGPLLAGELRNFQPQRQQQVRKSRRGPRSRSSQYRGVTFYRRTGRWESHIWDCGKQVYLGGFDTAYAAARAYDRAAIKFRGVDADINFSISDYEQDMKQMGNLTKEEFVHILRRQSTGVSRGSSKYRGMALQKCGRWDSRVGQFLGKKPHDKVIIQYNGGEGVNNLDHGGDEREIIMDATGEGSGGHNLDLNLGMALPSSDSKKVKVGGNYRVNYIDCEAPSLEIPTVDCSNTVSAPNKHLPSWPAMYPFLLPSSEGKAMEKRRAEAPASPNIGWQIPINGNFGGTSAGPLMPLMFTSSNAASSGFSSPSSSNSSSTHHHLHKLPAAPQNPNPQLLIKPGSNINNNNPFPFFTFRS; the protein is encoded by the exons ATGTTGGATCTCAATGTCGAGATCATCTCGAGGGACTCGTCGTCCTGCTGCGATAACCAGGTCCTCGTAATGGCCgtcaaggaggaggaggaggagctcaTAGGAGGCAAAGGAGGAGATCAGGAGgacgaagaagaggaggagcaTTCCGCCGGGACCTCGGAGTCCTCCTCCGTGGTCAACGCCGATGAGTCCCCGGCCAATGCTGGGGATGAGAACTCCTCCAGCGGTGCAGTTGGGCGCTTCATCTTCGATGTCTTCaagaaggaggaggacgaGAGCTATCCGTCGGAGCTCTTAACCCGGCAGCTCTTCCCTGCGCCAGGTGGAGGGCCGGAGGAACCCGGGTTTGGACCGCTCCCGGCTGCTGCCGACACCCCCCCAAGGCCGCAGTGGCTGAACCTGTCGTTTGGAAGTGGCGGCAGCGGTGGACAGCCGGGCGGGCCTCTGCTGGCTGGGGAGCTGAGGAATTTCCAGCCCCAGAGGCAACAGCAGGTCAGGAAGAGCCGCCGGGGGCCGCGGTCCCGGAGCTCACAGTATCGCGGAGTCACCTTCTACCGGCGGACCGGCCGGTGGGAATCACATATATG GGACTGTGGAAAACAAGTTTACTTAG GTGGGTTTGATACTGCATATGCAGCAGCAAG AGCGTATGATCGGGCGGCCATAAAGTTCCGAGGAGTTGATGCGGATATAAATTTCAGTATAAGCGATTACGAGCAAGACATGAAACAG ATGGGGAACTTGACAAAGGAGGAATTTGTGCACATCCTCCGTCGACAGAGCACTGGTGTCTCGAGAGGGAGCTCGAAGTATCGAGGCATGGCGCTGCAAAAGTGCGGGCGGTGGGACAGTAGAGTGGGCCAATTCTTGGGGAAAAA GCCTCATGACAAGGTGATTATACAGTACAATGGTGGAGAAGGCGTGAACAACCTCGATCATGGTGGTGACGAGCGCGAGATCATTATGGATGCCACCGGTGAAG GCAGTGGAGGCCACAATCTTGATCTCAACCTGGGAATGGCCCTGCCTTCGAGTGATTCAAAGAAGGTTAAAGTCGGGGGGAACTACCGCGTCAACTATATCGACTGTGAGGCGCCCAGTCTAGAAATACCTACA GTTGACTGCTCCAACACTGTTTCTGCACCTAACAAGCATCTTCCCAGTTGGCCTGCTATGTACCCTTTTCTCTTACCAAGCTCGGAG GGGAAGGCAATGGAGAAGAGGAGGGCAGAGGCTCCAGCAAGCCCGAACATTGGGTGGCAAATACCGATTAATGGAAACTTCGGGGGCACATCTGCAGGCCCATTAATGCCACTCATGTTCACATCAAGCAATGCAGCATCATCAGGattctcttctccttcctcctccaATTCCTCATCCACTCATCACCATCTTCACAAGCTCCCTGCAGCCCCACAAAACCCTAATCCACAGCTCCTCATAAAGCCTGGCtccaatattaataataacaaccctttccctttcttcacTTTCAGGAGCTGA
- the LOC116195259 gene encoding uncharacterized protein LOC116195259, with amino-acid sequence MAITYPVPSSSSASSAFPISTPSPSASASWAPFVITQKEINAFHNIDRTLYNRLVIHLHRNPVGSMHVMALWIWFERLGCHKGNLVNLLLGFPDSMINVLADEAVMCLMCIECEDFPPENDQQQIPMTQSLTGAPLSVRFFYENRAEIGPAILKIVNDVCLKAFPDIMQEAMRLQTSNRPSNHNNYFANNKPNTNFHVPNPNPNTHFQFSSLNPHSNFHFPNPNLGPNFNVPNPSPSTNFHVPNPSPRSGFFTSNPRDTPPRAAPSPSYNNRQVNLPLPFPCFTNPTMPPTSSGGATSSSSNVAQVGAPPFVKEGGFLDLLTKPSHEYELEDHREFLDDEITEVLNRLHLEVFDASGGDQERALCEEVPQDERTIFLTFSKGYPLSENEVRDFFTRRYGNCFEAIHMQEVSPSEQALYARLVVRSASSIDVVLNGRSKAKFSINGKHVWARKYVRKVSKSPPGPSPSPPLSQSPVSPSHMIRAPSRNPYVPIQFGNI; translated from the exons ATGGCCATCACTTACCCCGtcccttcctcctcttccGCATCCTCCGCCTTCCCCATCAGTACTCCTTCCCCCTCTGCTTCCGCTTCTTGGGCCCCGTTTGTGATAACCCAGAAGGAGATCAACGCCTTCCACAACATAGATCGCACCCTCTACAACCGCCTCGTCATCCACCTCCACCGGAACCCTGTGGGGTCGATGCACGTGATGGCCCTGTGGATCTGGTTCGAGCGGCTGGGCTGCCACAAGGGAAACTTGGTGAACCTGCTGCTCGGGTTCCCTGATAGCATGATCAATGTCCTGGCAGATGAGGCTGTGATGTGCCTCATGTGCATCGAGTGCGAGGATTTCCCACCTGAGAACGATCAGCAGCAGATACCCATGACCCAAAGCCTCACAGGCGCCCCTCTCTCCGTCCGATTCTTCTATGAGAATCGTGCTGAGATCGGACCTGCCATCCTGAAGATAGTGAACGACGTGTGCCTCAAGGCTTTCCCAGATATAATGCAAGAAGCGATGCGGCTTCAGACTTCTAATCGCCCTAGCAATCACAATAACTACTTTGCAAACAATAAACCCAACACCAATTTCCATGTCCCAAACCCGAACCCCAATACTCACTTCCAATTCTCAAGCCTTAACCCCCATTCCAACTTCCATTTTCCAAACCCTAACCTTGGTCCTAACTTCAATGTCCCAAACCCTAGCCCTAGTACCAATTTCCATGTCCCAAATCCTAGCCCTCGAAGCGGCTTCTTTACCAGCAACCCTCGGGATACCCCTCCGCGTGCCGCTCCTAGTCCATCTTACAACAATCGTCAGGTGAATCTTCCCTTGCCATTTCCATGCTTCACCAATCCGACCATGCCTCCCACTTCGAGTGGTGGCGCGACATCCTCTTCAAGTAATGTTGCTCAAGTTGGTGCCCCGCCATTTGTTAAGGAAGGAGGGTTCTTAGATCTCCTCACAAAGCCATCCCATGAGTACGAGCTTGAGGATCACAGAGAATTCTTGGATGATGAGATCACGGAGGTGCTGAATCGCTTGCACCTCGAGGTTTTTGATGCAAGTGGTGGTGATCAAGAGAGGGCGCTCTGTGAAGAAGTCCCTCAAGATGAGAGGACTATATTCTTGACATTCTCAAAAGGTTACCCACTTTCAGAAAATGAAGTCCGCGATTTCTTCACGAG GAGATATGGCAACTGCTTCGAAGCGATTCATATGCAAGAAGTGAGTCCTTCGGAGCAGGCTCTGTATGCTCGTCTTGTGGTGCGATCGGCCTCCAGCATTGATGTCGTGCTCAATGGGAGGAGCAAGGCAAAGTTTTCTATCAATGGGAAGCATGTGTGGGCCCGAAAATATGTACGGAAGGTCTCGAAGTCACCCCCAGGTCCATCCCCATCCCCGCCTCTATCTCAGTCGCCGGTATCGCCATCTCATATGATCAGAGCACCATCTCGTAATCCATATGTGCCAATTCAATTTGGAAACATCTGA